Proteins encoded by one window of Azoarcus sp. PA01:
- a CDS encoding XylR N-terminal domain-containing protein — MRADELDFFSLVELRPNEGAIEFCGRRAILLHTDAMGALRKELVETLGAEAAKVVLTRYGFSCGHEDAGLLAAYMHPDSIEQFVRGGPRTHMFAGIAEVETCSVEIDCERRRYRMGGFWRRSYEAEQHLRLFGRSREAVCWTLAGYASGFASYVFQTDMICIEHECEGRGDERCSWTLMNADDGSAELAELRKYFQPLNIKDQINGLETKVFERTRELEASEQRYRNLIEDLPEIVFALHLSGRLVQLNKAGRTRLGIDEAELPSLRLKDLVLPEYRAQASSFLKQSARQRSVARLDVVMSDSAGHPFPVQLQVEPVIKGDKIVGYSGLALDVTAQQERERKLTEYAARLENREQQIQDIINDAVYILNLDGRLSFVNARMADLLGVPADRAIGRRCGEFMLHSSALRLERDFRRRLAGGQGQPFEIALEAPCGTNYLLEVSTTVLLTNGKAEGVIGVARDITARREMERQLAQANRLSSLGQFASGIAHEINNPLGLVSGFAEELQALMEAIPNAAQIPDLEIIRDGLTTIQQQAQRCKAITDNLLLFSRRQTPPIEPVDVALYVQERFASYRDVGLTRGLEITFDIEDRLPPVRTNPTLLDQVIQNLVKNARDAMNGAGRLRVELRSVDDAVELGVLDEGPGLPAGVIDHVFDPFFTTKPPGRGTGLGLSICYGIMSELHGRITCGNRHEGGAWFRISLPYDEAGIEGADI, encoded by the coding sequence ATGCGCGCGGACGAACTTGATTTCTTCTCCCTCGTCGAGCTGCGGCCCAACGAGGGGGCGATCGAGTTCTGTGGCCGCCGGGCGATCCTGTTGCATACCGATGCGATGGGAGCGCTGCGCAAGGAGCTCGTCGAAACGCTCGGCGCGGAGGCGGCGAAAGTAGTCCTGACGCGCTACGGCTTCAGCTGCGGTCACGAGGATGCCGGCCTCCTCGCCGCGTACATGCACCCGGACTCGATCGAGCAGTTCGTCCGCGGCGGCCCGCGCACGCACATGTTCGCCGGCATCGCCGAAGTCGAGACCTGCTCTGTCGAGATCGACTGCGAGCGCCGGCGCTATCGCATGGGCGGCTTCTGGCGGCGCTCCTATGAAGCCGAGCAGCACTTGCGCCTGTTCGGCCGCTCTCGCGAGGCCGTGTGCTGGACGCTGGCCGGCTACGCGTCCGGCTTCGCGTCGTACGTGTTCCAGACCGACATGATCTGCATCGAACACGAATGCGAAGGGCGCGGCGACGAGCGCTGTTCGTGGACGCTGATGAATGCCGACGACGGTTCGGCCGAACTCGCCGAACTGCGCAAGTATTTCCAGCCGCTGAACATCAAGGATCAGATCAACGGCCTCGAAACCAAGGTTTTCGAGCGCACGCGCGAGCTCGAGGCGTCCGAGCAGCGCTACCGCAACCTGATCGAGGATCTGCCCGAAATCGTCTTCGCGCTGCATCTGTCCGGCCGTCTGGTGCAGCTCAACAAGGCCGGGCGGACGCGCCTGGGCATCGACGAGGCCGAGCTGCCGTCGCTGCGCCTGAAGGATCTGGTGCTGCCGGAGTATCGTGCGCAGGCGTCGAGCTTCCTGAAGCAGAGCGCGCGGCAGCGCAGCGTCGCCCGCCTCGACGTCGTGATGAGCGATTCGGCGGGACATCCTTTCCCCGTGCAGCTGCAGGTCGAGCCGGTCATCAAGGGCGACAAGATCGTCGGCTACAGCGGCCTCGCGCTCGACGTCACTGCGCAACAGGAACGCGAACGCAAGCTCACGGAATACGCCGCGCGGCTCGAAAACCGGGAACAGCAGATCCAGGACATCATCAACGACGCGGTGTATATCCTCAATCTGGACGGGCGCCTGAGCTTCGTCAACGCGCGCATGGCCGATCTCCTCGGCGTGCCCGCGGATCGCGCGATCGGCCGGCGCTGCGGCGAATTCATGCTGCATTCGTCGGCCTTGCGACTGGAGCGGGATTTCCGGCGGCGCCTGGCCGGCGGGCAGGGGCAGCCGTTCGAGATCGCGCTCGAGGCGCCGTGCGGGACGAACTATCTCCTCGAAGTCAGCACCACGGTGCTGTTGACGAACGGAAAAGCGGAAGGCGTCATCGGCGTCGCGCGTGACATCACCGCGCGGCGCGAAATGGAGCGGCAGCTCGCCCAGGCGAATCGTCTCAGTTCGCTCGGGCAGTTCGCTTCGGGCATCGCGCACGAGATCAACAATCCGCTCGGCCTCGTGTCCGGCTTCGCCGAAGAGCTGCAGGCGCTGATGGAGGCGATCCCGAATGCCGCGCAAATCCCCGACCTGGAGATCATCCGCGACGGGCTGACGACGATCCAGCAACAGGCGCAGCGCTGCAAGGCGATCACCGACAACCTGCTGCTGTTTTCGCGCCGGCAGACGCCGCCGATCGAGCCGGTCGACGTCGCGCTGTACGTGCAGGAGCGCTTTGCCTCGTATCGCGATGTCGGCCTCACGCGCGGGCTGGAGATCACGTTCGACATCGAGGACCGCTTGCCACCGGTGCGCACGAACCCGACGCTGCTCGACCAGGTGATCCAGAACCTCGTCAAGAATGCGCGCGACGCGATGAACGGCGCGGGCCGCCTGCGCGTCGAGCTGCGAAGCGTGGACGACGCCGTCGAACTCGGCGTGCTCGACGAAGGCCCCGGTCTGCCTGCGGGCGTCATCGACCACGTCTTCGACCCGTTCTTCACGACGAAGCCGCCCGGCCGCGGCACCGGCCTGGGCCTGTCGATCTGCTACGGGATCATGTCCGAGCTGCACGGCAGGATCACCTGCGGCAACCGGCACGAAGGCGGAGCATGGTTCCGGATTTCGCTGCCATACGATGAAGCCGGCATCGAAGGGGCCGACATATGA